The Mangifera indica cultivar Alphonso chromosome 8, CATAS_Mindica_2.1, whole genome shotgun sequence genome has a window encoding:
- the LOC123224031 gene encoding uncharacterized protein LOC123224031, with protein sequence MPLGDCLPNFNLEKAICNHGFFMMAPNSWNPSTKTLQRPLRLADSAHSVNVSISHPSGEDFLAVDVYDKVSLEDEQSIVKQVARMLRISQKDEMDLREFHAIHAEAKNRGFGRLFRSPSLFEDIIKSILLCNTTWQRTLRMARALCQVEAELFPNSLGNFPTSKQIASLNEHVLKKRCKLGYRARTILQFAKNIELGKININEYEEHVSWKPLYKALKKNRGFGPFVCANIMFCIGFYNKVPSDSETVRHLKEDGDVGKLREEFWEAERLR encoded by the exons ATGCCATTGGGAGACTGCTTACCAAACTTTAATCTAGAGAAGGCGATTTGCAACCATGGATTTTTTATGATGGCTCCAAATAGTTGGAATCCTTCAACAAAAACTTTACAACGTCCTTTACGACTTGCAGACTCTGCACATTCCGTTAATGTATCAATTTCACATCCTTCAGGCGAAGACTTCCTTGCTGTTGATGTTTATGATAAAGTTTCATTAGAAGATGAGCAAAGCATAGTTAAACAAGTAGCAAGAATGCTAAGGATTTCTCAGAAAGATGAGATGGATTTAAGAGAGTTCCATGCAATTCATGCAGAAGCAAAAAATAGAGGATTTGGTCGACTTTTTCGCTCGCCTTCTCTCTTTGAAGATATTATCAAATCAATTCTGCTCTGTAATACAAC GTGGCAGCGAACATTGAGAATGGCAAGGGCTCTATGCCAAGTTGAAGCTGAATTATTTCCTAATTCATTGGGGAATTTCCCAACCTCAAAACAAATAGCCAGCTTGAATGAACATGTCTTGAAAAAACGATGCAAGCTGGGATATAGAGCACGAACTATTCTTCAATTTGCCAAAAATATTGAGCTGGGGAAAATCAATATAAACGAATATGAAGAACATGTTTCGTGGAAGCCACTTTACAAAGCATTGAAGAAGAATAGAGGATTTGGTCCTTTTGTGTGTGCCAATATCATGTTTTGCATTGGTTTTTATAACAAGGTTCCATCCGATTCGGAAACAGTCAGGCATTTGAAAGAG GATGGAGATGTTGGAAAGCTACGAGAAGAATTTTGGGAAGCTGAGCGACTTAGATAA